A genomic segment from Sciurus carolinensis chromosome 1, mSciCar1.2, whole genome shotgun sequence encodes:
- the Fam110b gene encoding protein FAM110B, protein MPTETLQTGSMVKPVSPAGTFTSAVPLRILNKGPDYFRRQAEPNPKRLSAVERLEADKAKYVKSQEVINAKQEPVKPAVLAKPPVCPAAKRALGSPTLKVFGNHAKTESGVQRENLKLEILKNIINSSEGSSSGSGHKHSSRNWPPHRSDATDLHRHSFAESLKVYPTPGRGSPQESGSHVSRRLLEQSAESFLHVSHSSSDIRKVTSVKPLKAIPCSSSAPPLPPKPKVAAMKSPEADPVEPACGVSRRPSLQRSKSDLSDRYFRVDADVERFFNYCGLDPEELENLGMENFARANSDIISLNFRSASMISSDCEQSQDSNSDLRNDDSANDRVPYGISAIERNARIIKWLYSIKQARESQKVSHV, encoded by the coding sequence ATGCCCACGGAGACTCTACAGACAGGTAGCATGGTGAAGCCGGTCAGCCCCGCCGGCACCTTCACGTCGGCGGTGCCCCTGCGCATCCTGAACAAAGGGCCAGACTACTTCCGCAGGCAGGCCGAGCCCAACCCCAAGAGACTGAGCGCAGTGGAGAGATTGGAAGCCGACAAGGCCAAGTATGTCAAGAGCCAGGAGGTGATCAATGCCAAGCAGGAGCCCGTGAAGCCTGCAGTGCTGGCCAAGCCCCCCGTGTGCCCCGCCGCCAAGCGCGCGCTGGGCAGCCCCACTCTCAAGGTGTTCGGCAATCATGCCAAAACTGAGAGCGGGGTGCAGCGCGAGAACCTCAAGCTTGAGATCCTGAAAAATATCATCAACAGCTCCGAGGGCTCCAGCTCGGGCTCCGGCCACAAGCACAGCTCCCGAAACTGGCCGCCGCACAGGTCTGATGCCACCGACCTGCACCGGCATTCCTTCGCAGAATCCCTGAAGGTCTACCCCACGCCAGGCCGCGGCAGCCCGCAAGAAAGCGGTTCTCACGTGAGCAGGAGGCTGCTGGAACAGTCGGCAGAGTCCTTCCTCCATGTCTCGCACAGCTCCTCGGACATCCGCAAGGTGACCAGCGTGAAGCCCCTCAAAGCAATCCCCTGCAGTAGCTctgcccctcctctgcctcccaagcccaAGGTCGCCGCCATGAAGTCACCCGAAGCAGACCCAGTGGAACCAGCTTGTGGCGTGAGCCGAAGACCCTCCCTCCAGCGGTCTAAGTCAGACTTGAGTGACAGATATTTCCGAGTGGACGCAGATGTGGAAAGGTTCTTCAACTACTGTGGACTGGACCCCGAAGAGCTGGAAAACCTCGGCATGGAAAACTTTGCAAGGGCTAATTCTGACATCATATCCCTCAACTTCCGCAGTGCAAGCATGATAAGCTCAGACTGTGAACAGTCTCAGGACAGTAACAGTGACCTTAGAAACGATGACAGTGCCAATGACCGGGTGCCATATGGCATTTCTGCCATCGAAAGAAATGCTAGGATCATCAAGTGGTTATATAGCATCAAACAAGCTAGAGAGTCACAGAAGGTGTCCCACGTGTAA